The Candidatus Aminicenantes bacterium DNA window CATTGCAACGCCGGGGCTTTGGCCACGGGCGGTTACGGCACGGCCCTGGGGATTGTGCGCGCCGCCGTGGAGAACGGAAAGGATATCCGGGTGATCGCCGGCGAAACCCGCCCCTACCTGCAGGGGGCGCGGCTGACCGTCTGGGAGCTGCAGCGCGATCGCATCCCAGTCACCCTGATCACCGACAACGCGGCCGGGCTGGTCATGAAGAGAGGGATGGTCCAGGCGGTGATCGTCGGCGCCGACCGCATCGCCGCCAACGGCGACACCGCCAACAAGATCGGCACCTACGCGCTGGCCGTCCTGGCCAGCCATCATGGCATTCCTTTTTACGTGGCCGCCCCCTTGTCCACCATCGACATCCAGACCCGCGACGGGGACAACATCCCGATCGAGGAGCGGGACCCGAGTGAGGTCACCCAGTTCCGCGGCCAGATGACGGCGCGGCCGGAGACCCGCGTTTTCAATCCCGCCTTCGACATCACCCCGGCTTCACTGATCACGGCCATCGTCACCGAGGAGAAGGTCCTCTATCCGCCTTTGGCGAAGGCGCTCGCCGCGCTGCCGGGACTCAGGCGAAAATAGCCTTCAGCTCCTCCAGGCGGCGCGAGATTTGGACGCCGCGCCCGCAAACGGCCCGGCATTTCCCGCAATCGGCGCAGGACTTCAGCCCCCGTCCGGCCGGGATCTCGTCCAGGGCCCGGCGCATCTCGAAGAAATTGGCGTAGTCGGCGGCGTACATGTGCGCCCGCAACAGGGCCGGCACGTCGACCCCGGACGGGCAGGTGCCGGAGCAGCTGCCGCACTGGCGGCAGACGCCGCCCATGGCCAGGCGGACGTTGCGGTCCGCAAGAAACTTGACCTCCTCCGGAGTGTATTCGAGATTGAAGGCCACCGGCCAGTCGGCCTCGAGCTGCTCGAAGGTGGTGAAGCCGGGAACGGCGGTGGTTACCGATTCCAGCCGCAAGGCCCACTTGAGCAGGGCGGAGTTGATCAGCGTACCGTCATAGAAACTCTTGAGGTTTTCCGGCCCGCTGTCGCGGTACCAGGATTGCTTGCACTGGGTCTTCATAGCCACCAAGCCGATGCCGGCGGCGGCGGCTTTTTGCATCGCTTCCAGCAGCTCCTTGTAATCGTACATCGAGTAATTGATCGAAGTAAGAACGACATCGAAGCGGCCGTCCTTGGCCGCGAATTCCAGGCACTCGGCCATGCCGCGGTGGGTGGAAAAGCCGACGAAGCGGGCTTTCTTCGATTTTTTCGCCTTGTCGATCGCCGCCAGCAAGCCGGGGCGCTGCAGCATCGCCGGCTCGCTGACGTTGTGGATGTACAGGATGTCCACGTGGTCGGTCTGCAGCCGGGCCAGCGACTGGTCGAAGCGCGCCAGGAATTCCTCCTCGATCAGCTTGTCCCCCATCTGGTCCATCATCTCGGGCTTGCCCGGCGGAACCTTGGTGGCAATGATCACCGCGTCGCGGGCATTCAGTTCCTTGAGCACGCCGCCGAGCATCTCCTCGTTCTTGCCGCGCTGGTAGCCCCAGGCGGTGTCGAAAAGGCGCATACCGAGCTCGAAGGCGCGCTTGACCAGCGCCGGGTTGTCGGCGTTCATCACCCCCATGGAGACGACCGGGAGCTTCAATCCCGTCCGGCCCAGGGTGCGGGTAAGAGGTTGGGCGGCTACGCCCGTCCCCTTGTGGGACTGGGCGTTCAGTTTCAATCCCGTCTTGCCCAGCAACCCGGCCGCGGCCGTTCCGCCGATAGCTTTAAATAGAAAATCTCTACGGCTGCTCATGTGACACCTCCAGTTTGGTAATTGATTTTAAATTAACTGAAACGTGTTTTCAATCCGGAGCGGCATGGCAGCACGGCGTGGTTTCCCCCCTATGCGGAAGGGAAAGCAAGCCACGCTGCACTTGCCTTACTTGTTTTTCCTGGCCAGGAAAGCGCTCAGCTCGCCGGAGAGCTTTTCGGCCATGGCGATGGCCTTGTCCTCGGTCAATTTTTCCTGGAGCGCCTGGAGCTTCTCCTGCAGCAATCCGACCGCGTGCATGGCGTCATCGGCATCGCTGGTCATATCCAGTCCCCCCACCGCCGCCGCGCGCTCTGCCTGGCCCATGCGCTGCCTGGCAGCCTGGAACTCGTCGGCCAGGGCCTGGACCTGCTTCTGCTCGTCGCTCATGCCGCCGACCACGAATTTCTGGTAGGCGAAATACCCCGCCGCCACGAGCAATATCAATATGACTAATTTTTTCATGATTACGCCTCCTTGTCGGCCACATTGTAAAAAAAAGCAAGGGAGTTTGCAAACGATTTTTGCCGCCGAGAAAAACCTGTACGCTTATTTGCCGAAGATCCGCGCGATAAGGGGGATGTCCTCCGAATCAACGGCGGCGAAGCAGAGGCGCTCGACGCCGGCCGGGATCAAGTCGTAAAATGATTTCAATTCGTTGAGGGGGATCGGGGCGCTGCTGCGCCAGTTACGCACCTGCAGTTTGACGGCCAGTTTGGATCCCCAGATTCTGAGGGCC harbors:
- the mtnA gene encoding S-methyl-5-thioribose-1-phosphate isomerase — translated: MYPVIEWKDGAVVMLDQRQLPAVEKFIVHRSHLEVAKSIKEMVIRGAPAIGIAAAMGIALGMAELQDNPRIKDPAFLEEKFKEIVAAITATRPTAVNLFWAAACMEKVFRENRSDFSRLREKLIAAAIAMDEEDVAINRRIGENGQELLPSGSTVLTHCNAGALATGGYGTALGIVRAAVENGKDIRVIAGETRPYLQGARLTVWELQRDRIPVTLITDNAAGLVMKRGMVQAVIVGADRIAANGDTANKIGTYALAVLASHHGIPFYVAAPLSTIDIQTRDGDNIPIEERDPSEVTQFRGQMTARPETRVFNPAFDITPASLITAIVTEEKVLYPPLAKALAALPGLRRK
- a CDS encoding aldo/keto reductase, producing MSSRRDFLFKAIGGTAAAGLLGKTGLKLNAQSHKGTGVAAQPLTRTLGRTGLKLPVVSMGVMNADNPALVKRAFELGMRLFDTAWGYQRGKNEEMLGGVLKELNARDAVIIATKVPPGKPEMMDQMGDKLIEEEFLARFDQSLARLQTDHVDILYIHNVSEPAMLQRPGLLAAIDKAKKSKKARFVGFSTHRGMAECLEFAAKDGRFDVVLTSINYSMYDYKELLEAMQKAAAAGIGLVAMKTQCKQSWYRDSGPENLKSFYDGTLINSALLKWALRLESVTTAVPGFTTFEQLEADWPVAFNLEYTPEEVKFLADRNVRLAMGGVCRQCGSCSGTCPSGVDVPALLRAHMYAADYANFFEMRRALDEIPAGRGLKSCADCGKCRAVCGRGVQISRRLEELKAIFA